In the Engystomops pustulosus chromosome 2, aEngPut4.maternal, whole genome shotgun sequence genome, one interval contains:
- the EXPH5 gene encoding exophilin-5, with translation MSNPGGDRLDLSFLEEEEATRILEVLERDEQLRRTERDRLSKLKSWKRDVKWLHAVSGEWFEEIQKKKFKDTDVRSLVKPPLTHRLKKKTPKGETESSRMTTSRNYQPQKNSASSFLGLRSPLSSLFSFRKSAKQILKPPPQERQSIFSVSGQISPNTEVKKKFEIYNSARSVKQIASFFEAQHNRLRENATTKSTTQLEKEVFQVLGDLDQKLTQEQSHKQTPPTSRLGSYGRQYSKDGSPHNTSEPAKTYSSLPSHDGRQTVSETHTTYATYQPRKFYEMYSNRQRPVSKPEVSHKESTSHFSSVSSTSPSPPPGCGSFSSSSLQQLSSPNINLERTRPHKSRRTPITSIKWNNAFTSGHPEETSRPFRAESTLDLINIGNSAGQSRVIDLYKNVPSPITSEINNAQNILDNRPTGYDIKDSPGCSHEVKRPTPSDRYWEEDYKVSSFNDNEMNKTPDENLSIASDKETEPMEVDGDLPMQLNANSMETAIKCKTEVSSDQDNFNLQTEELSRKSDLIINECQNTPDHERGKNAECNIHYEVDCTSRLHTKTLCDPNTLTTSSRHIPEPDTMDIDAPYIVLHSTNTSSSTQKDQSPPQMLRPEMTLTSYHQTFDGSKKFSSFEPKISYEIEIPSPTDVKSSKISDGENTAANKPPNLYSNTSDIGGKFAWMNMSRVSSDNRSRGFPSDTWKSQKRYASSLPDVIDQDTESLANDANVTSLKKSCENFIEHDATPAPETLPSAEIVDKTCIQNMIHRPKYYDFRTCEYQQNPYTSYGSVIGGTLQNLDQKSTCPAAPYRTERVTKEPESFTVDTLKHKKRNASSLPDLLEQESDIFDHDPETMSPKNSYKHDQNNHMSSVLESNFSSIPDVSKEMWSSMRYGQWCVQGGSIKPLTRSNLSTWRSLQTLSTLHYGSVSDRSALTAEQLIAEEEAINVNNKVKNWLNLTETTPFSRVRAEFKSVNFNRGQYNEQSGSDSNNNTPLLKETETYDLYNKDDGLGNGSGYIHHKRDHLEKEQVKDSKRVTISRPKLSVFSRQNVLSSTGQDMEEDEQKSERKRNLNQSLIDPIDNKVNPKLKEYKEPPIVRDSPRFPVSQTTMKTSEGNLSKDTFLPTMENRSTNLLRRHVLMTPAPYKGNVRVSVIPESEWKNSTSFEDGRAPASPEKSEKMNNLESENKVSQEGLQLPKAYPFQQIIENTEIYETLTDASHPEIDKIEYRKVVSIYYSLPRKFSRRISDLSKHNLKNIDKTLEQNKAPSAFLDRISRCHEGAPDYNQQNLENTASFMTQTPHNENIHSIDNDDPCKRHLLNFHIIPLQTNLGGTPNSEEERGDLVNKFSSLHIYENENDYTSKEDPKNKNDYSPLRSSPKSSPNNIYYTLPSRKSSFHDLERNVLERDIAMVRDRFNVYTSSRNMEPSPPDPQDVFASPAFSYDNLKYSPSYDFMHFQESNKQDYNINNNFAREGGVYKKNSLEEDLSIREDLPSIYKSKSFKDLSQRRSYNTEDISPHQEYNTSLPTDSHYPNFGKTNDVTSQRRPSYCSEFVQKKMKPINAKKFSFSSDHTSKDKVSPRHTSSYGDSIRLSDTDSPPVFYSPNDHYPSYVNKHCGQEMPKACQNDPYSNLYRSKSMKFLNTAGQEKFMDYKRKSDGSFSSKSYGGTLRSKSPSGDAWNRRGSAEILDENDNWPISKESCERKPVCTSKSLDYGIFGKEQQEAILNNVKRSLTEGRLWSPSFLKNPGFLRTEEHCSSQEINPVGRTPDDSPPPGLNVKESLTIDVDEPVDSSDTDTDTTTDDEYYLDDYYKESEL, from the exons TTTGAAATTTACAATTCCGCACGGAGTGTAAAGCAGATTGCCAGTTTTTTCGAGGCGCAACATAATCGACTAAGAGAAAATGCCACCACAAAGTCCACCACCCAACTAGAGAAGGAGGTGTTTCAAG TTTTAGGTGACCTGGATCAAAAACTTACCCAAGAACAAAGCCATAAGCAAACACCCCCGACTAGTAGACTTGGAAGCTATGGAAGGCAATACAGCAAAGATGGCTCGCCCCATAATACATCAGAGCCTGCAAAAACGTACAGCAGTTTACCTTCTCATGATGGAAGACAAACAGTGTCAGAGACGCATACAACGTATGCAACATACCAGCCAAGAAAGTTTTATGAGATGTACTCAAACAGACAACGCCCGGTTTCCAAACCAGAGGTTTCCCACAAAGAGAGTACTTCACACTTTTCATCTGTAAGCAGCACATCTCCAAGTCCTCCTCCTGGTTGTGGCTCTTTTTCATCTAGTAGTTTGCAGCAATTGTCCTCTCCAAACATAAACCTAGAAAGGACAAGACCGCACAAGTCAAGGAGGACACCGATCACCTCCATCAAGTGGAATAATGCATTTACTTCTGGGCATCCAGAGGAGACTTCTAGACCCTTTAGGGCAGAATCCACTTTGGATCTCATAAATATCGGTAACTCTGCTGGTCAGAGCAGAGTAATTGACCTTTACAAAAATGTACCATCACCCATTACAAGTGAAATCAACAATGCACAGAATATTTTGGACAACAGACCGACTGGATATGACATAAAAGACTCTCCTGGTTGCAGTCATGAAGTCAAACGTCCTACACCATCTGATAGGTATTGGGAAGAGGACTATAAAGTGAGTTCTTTCAATGACAATGAGATGAATAAAACTCCTGATGAGAATCTAAGTATTGCCAGTGATAAGGAAACTGAACCAATGGAAGTGGACGGTGATTTGCCCATGCAACTGAATGCAAATAGTATGGAAACCGCTATAAAGTGCAAAACAGAAGTGTCTAGTGATCAAGACAACTTCAATCTGCAGACTGAGGAACTTTCTAGAAAATCAGACTTAATTATTAATGAATGTCAAAACACACCAGACCATGAACGGGGCAAAAATGCAGAATGTAATATCCATTATGAAGTAGACTGTACATCAAGATTACACACAAAGACTCTCTGTGATCCTAATACACTCACAACATCATCTCGTCACATACCAGAGCCAGATACAATGGATATTGATGCTCCATATATCGTCCTACACTCCACAAATACTAGTTCATCTACTCAAAAAGACCAGTCCCCACCACAAATGTTGAGACCTGAGATGACACTCACAAGTTATCATCAGACATTTGATGGCAGCAAAAAGTTCAGTTCATTTGAACCCAAAATATCATATGAAATCGAAATTCCCTCTCCTACAGATGTTAAATCTTCAAAAATAAGTGATGGAGAAAACACAGCTGCTAACAAGCCACCTAATTTGTACAGCAACACCTCAGATATTGGGGGAAAATTTGCTTGGATGAATATGAGTAGAGTATCCAGTGACAATCGCTCAAGGGGGTTTCCTTCTGATACATGGAAGTCTCAGAAAAGATATGCCTCCTCTCTCCCAGATGTAATTGACCAGGATACTGAAAGTTTGGCAAATGATGCTAATGTTACGTCACTCAAAAAGAGTtgtgaaaattttattgaacatgaTGCTACCCCTGCTCCTGAAACTTTACCATCTGCGGAGATTGTAGACAAAACTTGCATTCAAAATATGATCCATCGGCCAAAATATTACGACTTCAGGACTTGTGAATACCAGCAAAACCCTTATACGTCCTATGGTTCAGTCATAGGTGGAACATTGCAAAACCTAGACCAAAAGTCGACTTGCCCAGCTGCACCATATCGGACAGAAAGAGTGACAAAAGAGCCAGAAAGTTTCACAGTAGATACTCTGAAGCATAAGAAAAGGAATGCATCCTCTCTACCAGATTTACTTGaacaggaaagtgacatttttgacCATGATCCTGAAACTATGTCACCCAAAAATAGTTATAAACATGATCAGAATAACCATATGTCCTCTGTGCTAGAAAGTAACTTTTCAAGTATTCCAGATGTAAGTAAAGAAATGTGGAGCAGTATGAGATATGGACAGTGGTGTGTACAAGGTGGTAGCATTAAACCACTTACAAGATCAAATTTAAGCACTTGGAGGTCGCTCCAAACACTATCTACGCTTCACTATGGTTCAGTATCTGATAGGTCAGCGTTAACAGCTGAGCAACTGATAGCCGAGGAAGAAGCAATTAATGTAAATAATAAAGTGAAGAACTGGTTAAACTTAACAGAGACTACTCCATTTTCTCGCGTACGGGCAGAGTTTAAGTCTGTTAACTTCAACAGAGGTCAATACAATGAGCAGAGTGGATCTGACTCTAATAACAACACGCCACTACTAAAGGAGACAGAGACTTATGACCTGTATAATAAAGATGATGGTTTAGGTAATGGAAGTGGATATATTCATCATAAACGGGATCATCTCGAAAAAGAACAGGTGAAAGACTCCAAACGTGTCACAATTTCCAGACCTAAATTGTCAGTCTTTTCCCGACAGAATGTTCTATCGTCAACTGGCCAAGACATGGAAGAAGATGAACAGAAAAGTGAAAGGAAAAGAAACTTAAACCAAAGTTTGATTGATCCGATAGATAACAAAGTAAACCCCAAACTCAAAGAATACAAAGAGCCACCGATAGTCAGAGACTCGCCAAGGTTTCCCGTCAGCCAAACCACCATGAAAACTTCAGAAGGGAACCTTAGCAAAGATACATTCCTTCCTACCATGGAGAACAGGTCAACAAACCTTCTAAGACGGCATGTACTTATGACACCAGCACCCTATAAAGGAAATGTCCGTGTAAGTGTCATCCCCGAGTCAGAGTGGAAAAATTCTACCAGTTTTGAAGATGGCCGGGCCCCAGCCTCTCCTGAAAAAAGTGAGAAGATGAACAATCTGGAATCTGAAAATAAAGTATCTCAAGAAGGTTTACAGCTCCCTAAAGCATATCCCTTTCAACAAATCATCGAAAATACAGAAATCTATGAAACCCTTACAGATGCATCACACCCTGAAATAGATAAAATAGAATACCGTAAGGTTGTCTCGATTTATTATAGCCTCCCTCGAAAATTCTCAAGGAGGATCTCTGACCTATCgaaacacaatttaaaaaacaTTGATAAGACTCTTGAGCAAAATAAGGCACCCAGCGCATTTCTGGATAGGATAAGTAGGTGTCACGAAGGAGCACCAGATTACAATCAACAAAACCTTGAAAATACGGCCAGCTTTATGACCCAAACTCCtcacaatgaaaatatacattccATCGATAATGATGATCCATGCAAAAGGCATCTTTTAAATTTCCACATCATCCCTTTACAAACAAATCTGGGTGGCACACCAAATTCTGAAGAGGAAAGGGGTGATTTGGTGAACAAGTTTAGCTCCTTGCACATTTATGAAAATGAAAACGACTACACATCAAAGGaagacccaaaaaataaaaatgactacAGTCCTTTAAGATCTTCCCCTAAATCCTCTCCAAATAACATTTATTATACATTACCAAGTAGGAAGTCCAGTTTCCATGACCTGGAGAGAAATGTTCTCGAGAGAGACATTGCCATGGTGCGGGACAGGTTCAACGTATATACAAGTAGCAGAAACATGGAGCCGTCTCCTCCAGATCCCCAagatgtttttgcatcaccagcGTTCTCGTATGATAACCTCAAGTATTCCCCCAGCTATGATTTTATGCATTTTCAGGAATCTAACAAACAAGACTATAACATTAATAACAATTTTGCAAGAGAAGGTGGCGTGTACAAGAAAAACTCCTTGGAAGAAGATCTGTCTATACGAGAAGACTTGCCTTCAATCTACAAATCCAAAAGTTTCAAAGATTTAAGTCAACGCAGGTCATATAACACAGAAGACATCTCCCCTCACCAGGAATATAACACCAGTCTACCAACTGATTCTCACTATCCAAATTTCGGTAAAACCAATGACGTCACGAGTCAACGGCGTCCTTCGTATTGTTCAGAGTTTGTCCAAAAGAAAATGAAaccaataaatgcaaaaaaattcaGCTTCTCCTCTGATCATACAAGTAAGGATAAGGTCAGCCCGAGACATACCAGCTCCTATGGTGATAGCATTCGGTTATCCGATACGGATTCACCACCTGTATTCTACTCTCCAAATGACCATTATCCTTCTTATGTCAACAAACACTGTGGCCAGGAAATGCCCAAGGCTTGTCAAAACGACCCGTACTCCAACTTGTATCGTTCAAAGAGCATGAAGTTCTTAAACACAGCAGGACAAGAGAAATTCATGGACTACAAAAGAAAAAGTGACGGGAGTTTTTCTTCGAAAAGCTACGGCGGTACATTGAGGAGCAAAAGCCCTTCCGGAGACGCCTGGAACAGGAGGGGTTCAGCTGAAATTTTGGATGAAAACGATAATTGGCCGATTTCTAAAGAGTCCTGTGAACGGAAACCTGTTTGTACATCCAAGTCTCTTGACTATGGGATTTTTGGGAAGGAACAACAAGAGGCTATTCTGAACAATGTCAAGCGGTCACTCACCGAGGGCAGGTTATGGAGCCCAAGCTTTTTGAAAAATCCGGGCTTCCTAAGAACTGAAGAACATTGTTCTTCTCAGGAAATAAATCCAGTCGGTCGGACTCCTGATGATTCCCCACCACCTGGACTGAACGTGAAAGAATCTCTTACTATTGATGTGGATGAACCTGTTGATTCTTCAGATACAGATACTGACACCACCACAGATGACGAATATTACTTAGACGACTATTACAAGGAGTCAGAACTGTGA